The Gossypium arboreum isolate Shixiya-1 chromosome 2, ASM2569848v2, whole genome shotgun sequence region TGTATACCTTTGAAATGAGAGAGTTTTAACGACCAACTTGAAccactcaaatgttttaaaaggaaccatatttcaaattctttttaaacaaaaccctagacataaggacagcacttaatcaatctggtaccagtttttgggcgtagtgaggttgctaacccttcctcatacgtaaccggctcccgaatcCATTCTTTTTTTACGTAGAGTAAAATTGTTTTAAATGGAACAAAATGCTTTagtaggtgatccaatcacacctaaacaaaaagattggtggtggcTCCACATTTTGTTTAAAAAAGTCGATCCCCTTTTTTCTCTAAAAATGGCTTCGACATTGTTAATTCAAATTGAGTTTTAAATGATTATATTTAGATTTGATATTTTTAAAGGAAGCTTGGATTCAAAAATGGTAAATCTTGAAATCTTGGGTAAACTTGTGCtttcaaagtgatttttgattcaTTCTAACCTAATTATAAGGTATTTCACTTCAATTTGATAGTTCATAATTGAATTTCTAAGAATAAATCATTTTCCTTTTTACATGTTCTTGAAAGCTTCCATTTGTCGGAAATTTTAGGATCACAGATTTAtgtgaaattatgtaaaattaaatattatttaggaTGTTTGAAATTGAAATGGAAGATTAGAAACGAGATTAGGATGTCGAAACTTCAATTTCGACAAAACTAGTTAGTTTTCGATAGTGAGAAAGAAGAGGCTTGAATtgtattttcttgttgttttggtTGTGCTCAAggttatttttaatgaaattgcaATGTGTTTATTGCGTGTACAAAGTTTCGGATCAAGTGAGAGTATCTTCGAGCAAGTCAAAAGGCAAGCTTTTGACTAATAAGTGGAAGCATGATTGGTGAGTGTCCGAAGTCGTTGTTGGTATGCATGATTCGTAGCATTAATCGGGAGCTCAGAATTAACCTAAACCCCTATCTTAAGTTATGAGTGTAAGCCTTCTCTATATTCTTTTACATTTGTTGTGAAATTATGCTTGATGTATGTCGAGTTGTGGAGTGTGAGGCTATTATGACAGGTAATGTGTGTGAATActtatatgtgatatgtgatatactAGTTGTAATGCACAAATGTGAGATGTAATATATGTTGGCTCAACGAGCATTATTGTGGCACATGAAgtgcaattaaatgtgaatttGATAGGCATGAGTTGTGTACAAGTTTGTGATGTAAATTAAGGAATATGAACAGAGATTATGTgcattaaaacaataattaaatatgtataattgaGGATAATTTGGTCTTATGATCTCTTGAAACCGttgaatatagttggcatgccataggattataaGTACTCacatttgtgtttttttttatttgggcATTGAGGCCTCGAGACAAATTGGAGATATAAAGGAATGTTGAGCTCTATTTATCAGGacatgttggtgtgttggagagtgtttagCTTTATGCTATACTTATGGGAAATGTTGGACTTTTTGAGTCTTTGGTGTAATGGAGATCCATTTATCCAATGTTGGTGATAgagcccacttttatgtttcatattcTTAAGTTGCCAAACTATAATTAAGTGAATTATATATATGAGTGATGTTATGCATAAGTGAATGTAAGAGTATATGCTAGTTTTATGAATTAATGAAGCATGGAAATGTTATTTTGACTTGGTGAAAATATGGTTGTGAATATGCCCTAGTATGCTCTTGCTTATCTTATGATGTTGTGTATGTTTTGTGGTAATTCCTAACATTCGCTGATCTTATTTTAAGCTCACGCACTCGACGTTAAAATTTTATAGATAAATAGCTCTTTCGGTGTGAGTGGAGCGGCAAAGGAAGTGATCTAAGCAAAGTAATAACTTTCGAGTAtgtggttttataatttttggacACTTTGAATAAAGACAATGTGGGTTAGAGTTTTAGTTTtagttattatcattattttactattactatTTTGGGATTAGATTGATAGAATGTTGAAGATGCTTTTGGATTTCGCTTATGAACATTTTGATGTTTGAGATTGAGGTTGATAATACATGTTAGGTATTCTCGATGAAAATGTATTGATATGGCATGACAAATTATTAAAAGATGATATTAGGTTCAATTAAATTAGACACTAGTTGTATGTTAAGTAAGAATATTGTTTTGAGCATGAAGAACATTTTAACTTATGAAATTTTTAGCATTCTAAGTAAAAGTATCGATACTCATGACCAAAATAACGATACCATAAGAAtggaacattttcaaaaattgacaGTAAcccaatttggtatcgatacttgtgataaaaatattaataccCCTAACAAGGTATCAATAAAATGTTTTAACCAAAATTGGCAGAGAGCTAAAACAATATCGATACTTACGttctattttgaaaatttttagatTGGTTCCTATTTCTTGAATAATTCTATTTCCGATGTTCATTATATGTTGATTATTCATGATTTCATCTTTAGATGTTAGTGGTAGTCGTTGCTCATAATTAAAACCGTATATGCATGTGTATAAGTTCCTACAGTTGTTGTAGCATCCTATAACACGAGTCTGACGATCAAACCGGATGAGGGGTTTTACATTTGTAAATGTCATAGCCAACACCTAGCTTGGTAAAATATTGTCCACTTTAGGTGCACATGTCCCTCACGGTTTTGTTCTTGGGAGCGCTCATACACCCCCAAAATGTCTCTTACCACTTAAGTGTTGTTATCCCCTTTATGTAGCCGAGGCCTCTCCTGTGCTTTGCCGATGTGGGATTTGCCTAGGATGTTATAAAGCGTTTTCTTGTAAATTAGTTAAAAACGCTTACAGCTGAAAGTGCTTTTCTTATTTTGGCCTAATCCgataacttttttaaaaaaaattcaagtctaatatatatgatgtgatgctaatatatataaagaaaattaatatattaaaacagtaatgatataaaaataataaaaatatgacataaatatctccttttcttctttttaaataataaaatatgacaTAAATATCTCTTTCATATACGTCTATTAATAGGATTTTCATTTtatccaaaataaaaatttccacccggttttaaaatttttcttaagaaAGAGATgcaattatttatatacaaatttatgaatttatatattgtttatttgaaaatatatatatatatataattgttatGACTACCACATTCTTCTAACTCATTTTTGTTTGTGTTAAAGCTTTTCATAATTGAATTTATCTAATTAAACTGATTAGATTagaaattgattaaaatattaaatttaaaagatttaaaaataataattaatttataaaataatataaattaattgagttTAAATATCATTTTAGTCTAAATAAAATTAATCTTATATAGTAAAATGAATGAACAACACTgggattatattaaaaataatattaaaaattttagttaataattAATAGTTAATTGTGTGAATTTTAGATATAAATTTGTTGAATATTCTCCAAGATCAACGTGGGAAAGAGAAAAGGACGCGTGCACGGGTTTAACGAATGAATTTAGTAATCTTCCACTTACGTCGTTTACTAGCTAATACTATGCAACTGTCTGTAAAATGAACGTCCAATCTTTCAAAATTTGGGTAAGCTCTAATGTGGCAAAATAATCTCAACATCACATATACCAAATGTGAAAAATTATAACATTACAACCTGCCTGGTTATATATTTCAATCTCCGACCAATTGAAGATGACAATCGGGCACAATAATTTGCAAACAATAAGCATCGTAGCAGATTTTGACTTAGGATTTAGAATTTCATATGTTAAGATTGGGAATCTTAATTGGATACAGCATATCCTAGAAAAGGTTTATACTATACGCATatctttgtttctttatttttatcaCGTGACCATATAAGTTATCTGCAAGTTTTATTGATTTTCTCAAACATAGATTTAAATTTTGATGATACTCTCTATTGTCACCGAAAAAAGTGATTTAAGAAAAAAGGTAATATTGCAAATTCAGCTCTTATATACTAAATGTTAACTTAGCTTTGATGAAATGAACTGATAAATGAGTGGTTGATTTTTTGTATATTAGGTGTATATAGTAAATTCATGTGGGTAGTCATGAGTGTTCTATGTTGCCATTTATGCCTTCAATTGATGAATTTGCATCAATGGTATGAtttttaagtaaattttattgGAGGCACTAAAGgatgaattttaaataatactgcattgataattgtattaaattcTAACACCAAAGTCGATCAAAGAAATTATATTGGAATAGAAACCTAAACAACCATTTGTGTTGATTGAGGCCACACCTCTAATTGATTATTGGCACCTGTTGTCCCTTATTGCTGCAAAagagaatatatacatatatatatatatatatataattgagagTTTTATTCATAACTtatttttttaagtgattttcATATTGCATATCAAAGCTACAGTGTTACTAAAGACCTTATTCATAAGCACGCAGTAAACAAGTAACTATCACAAAGGCAGGGATTGTTTAATCATAAATCTTCCTAGCCACAAGGATAAGAGCATTTTTTTTGTGTGTAGCGAGACCAGGTAGTGCATCAAAGTCTATGTCTTCTTTTGTCATCGCAATCGGCATTTCCCAATCGAACTTGTAAAGAAGATTAGCAAGGGCAAGTTCCACTACTGCAACTCCCATATGCATTCCAGGACAAACTCTTCTACCAGCACCAAATGGTATGAGCTCAAAGTGTTGCCCTTTGTAGTCAATGGGACTACCAATGAACCTTTCAGGATAAAACTCTTCTGGATTTTCCCAAGTTCCAGGGTCTTTTCCTATTGCCCACGCGTTCACATAAACCAAGGTTTTGGCAGGTATATCGTACCCACCTATGTTGCACTTTCGGAGTGTTTCTCGTGGCACTAACAATGGAGCTATTGGTTGCAATCTAAATGTTTCTCTTATCACAGCTTTTAAGTAAGTCAAATCTCGAGTATCATCTTCATTTACAAAACCTTTTTTTCCAATCAAATTCCTTACTTCTGCTTGAGTTTTCTTCAAACATTTTGGATTTTTCATTAAGAAGCTCATCACCCATATTATAGTGGCTGCGGATGTGTCTGTTCCAGCTATAAACACGTTCTGCAAGAAAAACAATGGGTTCTATATATGTAAAAAGTGTGAAGCTCAAAAGTTAATTAAAGATATAAGTGTTGAGTAAAGATGAAATGACCATAAGAATAGCTTTTATCTGATCGATAGTCAGATCAAATGAAAAGTCGTGATCCTTCCATGTTTGTAGTAACACGTCGAGTATGTCCTCTTGTTGGGGTTTTGGCCTATTAGGATCAAGACGTTCATCAATGAGTTGTTGATAAAAAGTATCAAGCTCTCTGAAAGTTTTTTCAAGACGACTAAGCAATCCAGTGAATCTATCGAGCCAACCCATGTACGGAAAGTAGTCAGAAAAACTGAAGCTTGATACTATGGCTTGACTTTCATTAAGCAGCTCATGGAATCTGCTTCTTTCGGCTCCTTCTTCGTCGTACCTCTTGCCGAAGGCTATTCTACAAATTATTGTACTGGAAAGGCACATTATTGCTTCACTCAAGTTGACAGGTTTAGCATCAACAGATAATTTGGATATTTTTTCAATCAAGCGATCAACTTCATCTTCTCGGATGGGACGATACTGTTGCACTCCGCTAAAGAGATGTACAACACAAATTTTCCTCATCTCCCTCCAGTAGTCATTATACGGTGAAAAAGCCACATCCGAGGCATTGTAAGATAGTTTATGACTACAACGTTGATGAGGCCTGCTGCAAAAGTCAAGGTCATGGGTTTTCATAACCTCTTTAGCCATTTTTGCTGAAGAAACTACAAGGATTGGCTTAAACCCAAATCGCAAGTACACGAGAGAACCATACTTTTGAGAGAGTTTGCTAAGAAAAAAATGAGGGGCTGAGTTATCAAACAGCTGTATATGTAAGTGACCAATCAAAGGAAGAGAAGGAGGGCTAGGGGGAAGACGATTAGAATTGCCATGTTTTAGGAGAATGAACAGGAACAAGGAGAGTGGTAGAAGAAAGACCAGAAACACTACTATTTCCATTGTAATCTACTCAATGAATCTGTTTGAAAGTTGAGATGGATGCTTCCCCCCTTATATAAGAAACTGAGAACCGTAACCCTGTGGTGCTTATTGACCATTGTGGTTAATTAAGATATATCTTCATGGACAGGAGTAGCGAGGGAGAATAAGTTTCAATCACTTTGCGTCTATAGTATGAATCATGAAAGATGAAATGTATTGTAGAAATTTAAGCTTCGTATTACGTATTTAGCTTTAAAATGATAACAgatcattaaaaaaaattaagtttagCAAGGATTGTTCAGCCTCCATTGTATTACATGTTccacaaattaaaagaaaaataatacaaACAAATGATCGAAAGAAGTGGAAATAAATTTCTCCTTCGAGTATTTGGACTAAATTCTAATTTTGAAATCGATATTATAGGAAGAATTTTACTTGAATATTATCCCGACCCAAATAAGAATAAATTCAAACCACAAAATGAAAGAGAACTCCTATTATTATatcaaaatagtaaaaataataaaatctgaattttatttttctccttttgctttaattcttttaaaactatataattattttaaatttaaattatgtatttAAAAGGTAGGGTTTTATTTAGGTTGATTTAGAAAAATAAAGTTGTTTTTTCTCCTATTGCTTGGTTTTTGCTTTGAATTTTCtataatatatatacgtattttaattttaaataatgtaTTTAGAGGGTTGGATTTAGACGGAAAAGAATCCTTTTTCTTGGATTTTTGCTTTGAATTTTCTAAAAAGAATATGTagtcattttaaatttaaataatatatttttagggTTTGATTTTATTTGGGTTGATTTAGAATttgttatattataattatttttcactagttaattaagagataattaataaaaaattatattttattaattaaattaatatgaagtaaataataaataaagtagTTTAAATATTTGTGAATCATTCAAATTAAGAATTTATATTTCAGATGAACACTCTTTCATTTGAATGAATGACATTATAAAGGTTCACCTCCAAACCATTTAACAAAACTTCACAAGTTCAAGAAACCAGATGTTAAAGTGCAACATGTGTCTAATTTttgttatttaatataatttatgtaagtaattattatcaaaatataattaaaatataaaaataatttaataataaaataattaaaatagtaattaatgtaattataaaatatttaaaaattatatttgataCATTGTTTAAAAGATGGACATATTACATGTAACATCCTTGACATCCCCTCGAGATGTGATCAATGTCAATTCAGATCGATACTCTAGAATAGATAAAATAGAATTATTAATATTAATGGGGAATATAATTagaatattataataaattaaaaattttgaatttagggaAATTAATTTAAGAAatgaactaaattataaaagtgtgGGAAGTGTTGGGTTGTAGTGTAAAAAttagaaataagaaaaaaaaaccaagaacTTGGAGTGTAATTTATCCATTAAAATACAAAAAGGAGCAACTTTTTTACCCAACTaacctaaaaaaaataaatatttataaaaataacctaACTTGAAAGACTATGACGTAAACGGCCTAAAATCTACAATGTTGGGCGGTGTTGATATTCCAATTTTCGGCACTCGAGTTAATCACGGTGTAATGATTGACTGCTAATTGGGTCGAGGtttaaaaaaaatatgtttttGATGCCGACACTGCAATAGTCGGCATCCGTATGTATTTTTTGTGtacttttttgaaaaatataggcATTTTCcgattcaaaaatattttttattaggtGTCAGCGTCTAGGTGGCCggcacaaaaaaaaattaaaaatttaaaaaaaatttctttatttttttgtgtTGGCACTGTGGTGGTCAGCACTGGTGGcacgattttttatttttatttttgccttCTCTCCACCATCACTAgtgtgatttttaaatttttttcccgACGTGTTATGGTTATCGAGACCACTGATATTTGGTTCTTCTTTAAGCCTTGAACAATGTGACTCCTAAGCCATCAGTTGCATAAGAAGAGAGATTTGAAGAAAATAACACAATATCAATAAAGAAGTACTGaatatttgagaagaaaaaaaTAGTTTTAAGTTTAATTTACTTATTATAGTACTTAATAGgcaaagaaaataagagaaaaaagaTGATGGAAAAAATTCAACACTCAAGAAATCAGCAGACGAAGAagataaagaaaaatgaagagtttGACATTTATGATTTTAACAGAGAAAAAAGTTGTATATGaaatatcattaataaattaaattaatgattttttatGGTTTCAAGGCAAGAAAAATGTAATgcaattttatattttcaatagTAAAAAGGTTGTATATGAAAAAAATGCCCATTAATTAGTTTTTAATCTCCATATACAATTTTTTCCCTTAAAAGGTTAATTAATAGCCTTAAAAGAATATTGTTTAAGGCTtttaacttcaataaaaaatttataatacattatttaaactttttaaatcataccatttaaaaataataatgcagttatattatatatgattaaaagacattataaaaataattttggtgGAAATATATACAACTCAAAAATAAAACACTAAATGAAAGACATGTGTGGACTCCTCCAGCAACCATAAACAAGTTCTTCTATCCCTTATTGTCTTAACGATATTGTCTGTAAGTTTATTGTCCTATTTAGAAATATGTTGAATATTTCGGTGACTAAAAAACTTCAAAACCGTATGAATTTTCCTTACTAAAATGAAACTAAAGTTTCCGAAATCGCTATCCCTAATTATGTTAATAGCTTCGAGGCAGAGACATTATAAATTATTAACCATAATTCATGTTTATGTTCCATATTAATgaatgataatgatataaattgATGCAAAATTCCATTTCATATTGATTATTAAGAATCAGCAatcaaatattcatatatatatatatatatatatatatatatatatataaacgttACCATAACTATGTTAAATTCCTTATCAAAtacaaattaatatatatatatatatattccaagTGCTAATCTCCACCATTGCATTGGCATAAGAATTGCAAAGCTCTTTAGTCATCTGTCGAACCATAAACGATATGATTTGAAATTTTGTTGGAAAGACGTACAAAAAGAAAAAACCAAAGACAAAGACGTCACACCTTGTTATATATCATCATCATTTCACAAGCTTCACTTCCACGTCTCTTTTTCCCTAACCTTACcaagttttgtttttctttcattttagtcccttcaTTTTCAATCCTTTCCCAAACTTAAACATTTCTTCCTTAATTGTTAGCAAAATTAAGAGTATAACTCCATAGTAAGCTTATCATCTTGCAAAGCTAGTTAATAGCCATTTTAGGAGgagaaagaaaaatgaagaaagttaGGGATTTAAGGTAAGAAAGATAAATTGGCTCATAGAACAtcaattttatttcatcataatgcATGGAAATAATATATGATTTTTGTTTTGATATTGAATATTGTAGATGTGTTGTGTAATgaagagaaggagaagaagagtGAATATCAAGTGGGTGAGAAGGGTAAGGAGATAGCAAACAagtgaagaaagaaagaaggggTACTTCATTTCAAGCAATTTTTATTGTaagtatttcaagaatttatttTACTTGATTTAAACCCTATTTAAAAACATGATAAATTGGTTAAGTAACGTTCATGTAATATGTTTTGTTGTTAAAAAAATATGTTGTATTTTGgaaattatttcaaaataaaacagTATTAATATAATGCATTGAAAGTGTATGTGTAGTGAAATTAGAGAAAATGACTAATTTGCAAAGAGTGAAAAAGTTAGATAGGTGAATTAGATATTGACATGGATTGATTTAGTGAAATGTTGAATGTAGACACATAATAGGTGTCAAGTGAAATAGATGATTGGTTGATTCTATTtggtaatgactaaattgtaaaaaatggtaaattttgaattgatttctTTGGTGAGAAAATACAATAAAATTGCATAGTTTGAATGTCCAAGTGGACAAAATGAGAACTAGTAGGATATAAATGAAATGTCATTAGGAAAGTGACTACACACACTAGTGAGAGCGGCACTACGGTGCAAGTGTTGGTGGCACTTCTGTGCAAAATGACATCTGCACGTTCATGCAAAGAATAGTGGCACTTCGGTTCACCTCATCGACATTTTTGTATATCCTATTGTGTTCTATTAAGTCTACAATTGAGCAACTGAATTGAAAGACAAGTGAACGTTAAAGTGGCATTGGTAAGTGGCTTGTATTTTGTTGAATCGGTATCTTATTGTAGTTTTCATTAAAACAAACTTGTGCATAATGATGGAGATTAATGTGTCATTCAATTTTTGATATGTTTACTAACTCGTGAGCTTAACATGTTTCTTTCAAACATGTTGGTAAAGATTTTTTTTGAAGCTAAAAAGTGAATATCGTCTATAACTCATTTCATCACATCTCCAGCATTAGAAGAAGTTGAAAatgttatatataaatttaaaaaatgaaattattagGTATTGATCTTCATTGTAAACCTAAACATGCTAGTAGGCCTACCAACACATCACGTCCAAATACATGCGTGGGAAGCCTAACATGACTCAACTTTTAGTTGTTTTTAGTAAGACAGCTATCTTAAGGCATCAAATCATATAAATCCTTTTCATTAGTCAGATCATTTTAGAACACACCTTTTTACATCGAATACACTTCTATGTGAACCAACTTCCGTTAAGCCAAGAGGAACAGATCCATCTTCTTCCCTTGGTCACAAAGGATTCTAACTTTTCTTGCATCCGATTTGAAGTTTAGAACCATGGCTGCAACAAGTTATTAGTGTCAGCCACTTATTTTCAATGCAAAACTATTTATTTCATattccattttttaaaaaaattaatttaacaatttttcatctttttaatgttcaaatttat contains the following coding sequences:
- the LOC108472201 gene encoding cytochrome P450 83B1-like translates to MEIVVFLVFLLPLSLFLFILLKHGNSNRLPPSPPSLPLIGHLHIQLFDNSAPHFFLSKLSQKYGSLVYLRFGFKPILVVSSAKMAKEVMKTHDLDFCSRPHQRCSHKLSYNASDVAFSPYNDYWREMRKICVVHLFSGVQQYRPIREDEVDRLIEKISKLSVDAKPVNLSEAIMCLSSTIICRIAFGKRYDEEGAERSRFHELLNESQAIVSSFSFSDYFPYMGWLDRFTGLLSRLEKTFRELDTFYQQLIDERLDPNRPKPQQEDILDVLLQTWKDHDFSFDLTIDQIKAILMNVFIAGTDTSAATIIWVMSFLMKNPKCLKKTQAEVRNLIGKKGFVNEDDTRDLTYLKAVIRETFRLQPIAPLLVPRETLRKCNIGGYDIPAKTLVYVNAWAIGKDPGTWENPEEFYPERFIGSPIDYKGQHFELIPFGAGRRVCPGMHMGVAVVELALANLLYKFDWEMPIAMTKEDIDFDALPGLATHKKNALILVARKIYD